A region of the Roseobacter denitrificans OCh 114 genome:
GACGATATGGTTTTTGGACAACTGCGTGCGATCGTAAATGAACCAACTGACCGGATACCGCAGAACAATGAAATGATTAACAATAGCAACCAAGCAATAGCCTCGAGTGCCAACGCAAGGCTCACGCTGGAAGGGCTTCTGACAGAGCTTGAGGTGCAAAATTGAAACAAAAGTCGCGAGGGTGAATAGCATTCCTACAACCAATCCATGGCTTCATTTCTGTTCCAAACTGAAGTTCCATCGACCTTACGAATAGTTCTTGATCTGCCCAGTTTTAGTAACGCTTCCAGTTTTCGCCTCATCCACCTTTCGTTTGAATGCGGCAAGGCTTTTCAATCTCAGTGCTGAGTGGCGACGATGTGGAGTTTAGAAGCCGGTGATGAATTCCAAGAGGGCCTCTCAGCGTGCCGCCTAGCTTTGTGTATCGGCGGCTCCATATCCTGCTGAAGCGCGAAGACGTATAATTGAACCACAAGAAGCCGTTCCTGTATCGGAAAGAACGGGTAGCAGTCCGTAAACAGGGCGGTTACAAGCATGCCTAGCGACGCGGCGTCTGATCTTGGCGCGAGAAACGACCGACCAACGCAGGTGCTCGGATTTCGTCTCGGACGCCCTGTTGAATGATCAGCGGTTCCACGTTCTGTGTATCATGGAGGATTGAACCCGCGAAGCTCAGGCGACAGTGGTGAACCGACACATATCCGGGCAACGGGTGACTCGGAAACTGGATGACCGGGTCAGGTGCGCAAGAGAGGCACGCGCCGCCCGATCGGCCTGCCAGAAACGATCCATCAGTGGTGGAGGCCGGGCTTCGTTTCAGACGCCTTCACACCCTCTCATCCTTTGCGACGCAAACGACTGCCTGGTAATGGATGGCCGGAAGTTCCGTGTTCTGGCCATCATAGACGATTGCAGCCGGGAGTGTTTGGTGCTTGTGCCCGACAGGTCACTGTCTGGCGCGCGGCAGACACGCGAGCTGGATCAGATCATTCAGCTGCGCGCAACTGGTACCAGTATGCTAAGGTGGATTGGCACTGCATCGCCGTTGGAAAACCGCCACAGAACGGGTTCGTCGAGAGCTTCTACGGCAGGATGCGGGATGATTTTCTGAACCAGCATTTGTTCTCGTCCCTCGCTGACGCACGGTCAGAGATCGCAAAGTGCAAAGACGACCACAACCAAAACCAGCCAACCCCACGCTAAACGCGTTCGCAGCCAAAACGAAGTTGCAAAAGCAGGCCGCATGAGGCCGGAAATCAAGACGCAGATGCGCCTAACGACTGGAAGAGAGTTAGGTCTCAGGTCAGCAGCAATAGGAAAATGTCGGAACACCGGCGTGTCACCCAGCGCAGCACTGTGCGACATGGCATTAGCCAACATCCGCTCCGGGCGATTGTTCTCACCTTCAAGCGCCCGCAACCTCTTCGTGTCAGACACGTTCATGCCGCCGATCGACCGAAGGAAACTTCCAGCTTGACTCTGGGGTCTTAAGGTCCGCTTCCTATTCTTTGATCGCCCCCTTTTGGCAGGTTCGTTTTAGAAGATGAAGCGCTCTTCGGTCGAACGTATCCTGCGATCCAAAAATGTCAGGAAAACGAGATAACGCAGCATCCATGAAACAGACGCACCTCCGTCAAAAAAACCGGATCAATCAGATGTATTTCAGGTTTTATTGTCTGCTCGAAGAGACCTAGTCTTGCAAAACTGCCATACTGTCGCTGTCCCAGCCGATCCAGATCGGGTCCGCACCAACGGCCTGCCCTGTTTCTGCATCCACAAAAGCACGCAGAACCGCACCCTCGGTCTCTTCAATGACCAGATCGAGCGCCATGCGGCTGCCGAGAAAAGTTTTGCCGACAACTTTGCCTTGCACGGCATTGGCTGCATTTGGGCGTGTCGTATGAAACCCCAGTTTCTCCAGCCGGACGGAGGCGGTTATCGCATCGCCCGTTTGTAAAGGCCCGGCGGGTGCCTGACCGCTCAGGGTGTGCCCGAACCAATCCATCACGATCCTGTCGCCGTCGCGCGCGCGCATCTGACCGGACAAGAGGTTCGTCTCTCCGATGAATTCGGCAACGAAGCGGGTTGCGGGGTGAAAATACAACTCTTCGGGTGTGCCGTCTTGCTCAACCCGACCCTTGTTCATCACCACGATGCGGTCGGACATGGTCAGCGCCTCTTCCTGATCATGGGTGACAAAGAAAAAGGTTTTATGCGTGCGTTGCTGGATCGATTTCAACTCCTGCTGAACCTGCCCGCGCAACTTGGCATCCAGCGCGCCCAGGGGTTCGTCCAACAGCAAAAGGGCCGGATCAGGCGCAAGCGCGCGGGCCAGCGCCACCCGCTGACGCTGCCCCCCCGACAGTTGGCCGGGATAGCGGTCGCCAAATCCATCCAGTTCGAGAAAAGCCATGATCTCGTCCTGACGGCGTTTGATGTTCGCCTTGTCCATACCCTTCAGTTCAAGCCCAAAGGAGATGTTCTGCCGGACGGTCATGTGGGGAAAAAGCGCATAGTCCTGAAACACCATGTTGACGTGGCGCTTTTCGGGCGGCTGCGTCGTGACGTCCTCACCATCCAGAATGACGCGGCCCTTGTCGGGTCGTTCAAACCCGCCAAGAATACGCAGCGTCGTCGACTTGCCACAGCCCGAGGGGCCCAGAAAGGTCACGAATTCGCCGCGCGCGATGTCCAGCGTCAGATTATCCAGCGCAACGGTATTGCCAAAGCTCTTGGAAATACCTTCGATACGGACAAGAGGGGGGGCGTCAGTCATGGGTTTGTATCCCTGTTCATGCGGCGGGTGAAGCGTTCTGCCCAGATGCCAATGGCAGCTGTCAGGACCAGCGCAACCGTTGCGATGGCGTTGATCTCGGGTGACATGCCCGACCTCAACATGGCGAAAATCAGAACGGGGAGCGTTGGTTCGTAGCCGCCCAAGAAGAACGACCGCACGAAATCATCAAAGCTGAGCAGCAGGCAAAAGATACTGGCCCCAAGGATCGCGGGGATCAGGTAAGGCACGGTGATGCGCAAAAAGGCGATGATCGGGTCCGCGCCCAGATCGCGCGCCGCCTCAATCTGGCTTTTGGGCAAGGTTGACAGCCGCGCCATGACAACCAGCACCACAAAGGGCACGTTATGCACCGCATGTGCCCAGATGATCGCGCCCATCCCCGGCTCGATTCCCAGCCAGCGGGCATAAATGCGAAAGGCGATGGCGGAGATGATACCGGGCACCAGTGCAGGCAGCAGCGTGAGGCCAAAGACCGCCGCCCGGCCAATAAACTTGCGCCCCTCCAGCAGCACCGCGATCCACGTGCCCACCACAACAGAGATCAGTGTCGACAAGATCGCAATTGTCACCGAATACCCCAGCGTCGAGAGCAATTCGGCATCCACAAAAACACCCATATACCAATCCAATGTCCAGGACCGGATGGGAAAACCGATAAACTTGCTGTCCTTGAACCCCATCAGGATCATCAGCAGCAGCGGCACGAAGACATAGAGCACAAAAGCCCAATAGATGCAGGACAACAGGATGCGATTGCCGCGTCTCATTTGGTGTCTCCCTTGCGCAACGCATACATCAGCTTTTGGAACACAGCCGTCAGCACGATCGCACCCGCAAACATGATTGTGGCAAAGGCAGCGCCCGTGGGCCATTCATCCCCCGCCACGTGGAAGAACCCCGCGATGGTCTGGGCAAAGACGGTGGTGGACGGCCCGCCCAACAGCACCGGCGTGGCGTAAAACCCGGTCGAGATCAGGAACACCAGCGTACAGCCCGACGATATTCCCTCAAGCGTCAGGGGCAATGTCACGCGACGAAAGCGGGTCCACGCCCCGGCACCAAGGTCAGCGGCGGCTTCGTTGTAGCTGTCGGGCAGTTTTTCCAGCGCGGAATAAAGCGGCAAAAGCATATAGAGCGCAGTCAGGTAAACGATGCCGACCCCCATGGAAAAACTGGTGTACATGAAAGGGATGGGCCGGTCGATCAGGCCAAACCATTGCAGCACCAGATTGACCGCTCCGGTATTGCCCAAGAGGATCATGATCGCATAGGTGCGCACGATCTCCCCCACCCAGAACGGAATAAGGAGCAACAATAACAATAACATCCGGTTCTTGCGGCTGACGTGACGCGCAAGGAAATAGGCCACCGGATAGGTCAGGATCAGCGTGCAAAAGGTAAAAACCGCCGCAAAGCTCAGCGTGCGAAAGAAGGGTTGCCAGAAAATCTGATCGCCAAAAAAGCGCGCATAATTGTCCAGTGTGAAGCTCTGTTCCACGCCGGGGGCGACGGGATAGGCATCCATCAGGCTGACGCGCAGCATCTGCACCATGGGGCCTAAATGCTGGGTCAAGACCCAAAGGATTGGAAAAGCCGCCAGAATGAGGAACTGCCGCCGGGGCGATGCGGTGGCGATGCCCATCACCGTGCGATACGCTGTCCAGCCGGAAAGACGCCCCCAGAACGTGCGGTCGGCCCCGTTTTGCGGGATGCTGCCTTGGGCCG
Encoded here:
- a CDS encoding ABC transporter ATP-binding protein; its protein translation is MTDAPPLVRIEGISKSFGNTVALDNLTLDIARGEFVTFLGPSGCGKSTTLRILGGFERPDKGRVILDGEDVTTQPPEKRHVNMVFQDYALFPHMTVRQNISFGLELKGMDKANIKRRQDEIMAFLELDGFGDRYPGQLSGGQRQRVALARALAPDPALLLLDEPLGALDAKLRGQVQQELKSIQQRTHKTFFFVTHDQEEALTMSDRIVVMNKGRVEQDGTPEELYFHPATRFVAEFIGETNLLSGQMRARDGDRIVMDWFGHTLSGQAPAGPLQTGDAITASVRLEKLGFHTTRPNAANAVQGKVVGKTFLGSRMALDLVIEETEGAVLRAFVDAETGQAVGADPIWIGWDSDSMAVLQD
- a CDS encoding ABC transporter permease, which gives rise to MRRGNRILLSCIYWAFVLYVFVPLLLMILMGFKDSKFIGFPIRSWTLDWYMGVFVDAELLSTLGYSVTIAILSTLISVVVGTWIAVLLEGRKFIGRAAVFGLTLLPALVPGIISAIAFRIYARWLGIEPGMGAIIWAHAVHNVPFVVLVVMARLSTLPKSQIEAARDLGADPIIAFLRITVPYLIPAILGASIFCLLLSFDDFVRSFFLGGYEPTLPVLIFAMLRSGMSPEINAIATVALVLTAAIGIWAERFTRRMNRDTNP
- a CDS encoding ABC transporter permease produces the protein MRNEAAAQGSIPQNGADRTFWGRLSGWTAYRTVMGIATASPRRQFLILAAFPILWVLTQHLGPMVQMLRVSLMDAYPVAPGVEQSFTLDNYARFFGDQIFWQPFFRTLSFAAVFTFCTLILTYPVAYFLARHVSRKNRMLLLLLLLIPFWVGEIVRTYAIMILLGNTGAVNLVLQWFGLIDRPIPFMYTSFSMGVGIVYLTALYMLLPLYSALEKLPDSYNEAAADLGAGAWTRFRRVTLPLTLEGISSGCTLVFLISTGFYATPVLLGGPSTTVFAQTIAGFFHVAGDEWPTGAAFATIMFAGAIVLTAVFQKLMYALRKGDTK